A stretch of the Opisthocomus hoazin isolate bOpiHoa1 chromosome 2, bOpiHoa1.hap1, whole genome shotgun sequence genome encodes the following:
- the ERMARD gene encoding endoplasmic reticulum membrane-associated RNA degradation protein isoform X3 — MFGVGRDLCGSPSPTPLPKQGHPEQAAQDRGQMPLSDSVTTCLSPPVHYVICRLGFEKKDTYDISNILSENGEVRWQAVAEHVCYLESDQSVDYIRSIRSFGPVCECVNLHFQSLPKEQFVVQYAVWFRWTNYTELFLEVFDVLQRTQTTEVALGLMKLTSCLERALGDMNVLRVFIGSPYGLNLRNVLWHGFASPQEIPAKYCAMLLFLTAGLGQLLQTYLLQTKCILVHRPYVVFVSLEELDAFPDVNHEALSIAEELVKLSSFVLKTMLPFWMAALTAFKQNRYADCVILLLPQLEVGLRLLFTATNKCPNRLLTAEPSALYTTFDEMLAKHLDNEEVNQLPTVLEEPAMEFLWDFLNHQEGPRIRDRLSHGEINLKAFPREVANQIVAFAITLLCRFSDEDIPFKVKELLRIVYGFANQEHVVIKPLMNCARCYRSRFHPISRLKKQVLGCMKSIHLWPELPTVPEEHVRTIKGLEGNAEASTLILMISEIISQLQQYMPQNCSSSDDPVNSVLTERLLIELCDTHVCTLYSPRPVLEILVVLRKISTQCHRVSEQVIASAELRYEQWMKKTLRSRQRENYLRMLTSMKFLSPVLRLVLVLVTLELVNVHLVCKKNPFDYQQYLKFLKSVLQYTENLVTYTSPERNKWDETMELTNKSLMKIRKISDRKLMLMQLAT, encoded by the exons atgttcggggtcggaagggacctctgtgggtcacccagtccaacccccctgccaaagcagggtcacccagagcaggctgcacaggaccgtggccag ATGCCGTTGTCAGACTCGGTCACTACTTGTCTTTCTCCACCTGTGCATTATGTGATTTGCAGACTTGGATTTGAGAAAAAAGACACCTATGATATCAGTAATATTTTGTCTGAGAACGGTGAAGTACGTTGGCAGGCTGTTGCAGAGCATGTGTGTTACCTTGAATCAG ATCAAAGTGTGGATTATATCAGAAGCATACGATCATTCGGACCTGTATGTGAATGTGTTAATTTGCACTTCCAGTCTCTGCCCAAGGAGCAATTTGTGGTTCAGTATGCAGTATGGTTCCGCTGGACAAACTACACAGAG TTGTTTCTTGAAGTATTTGATGTTCTACAAAGAACACAAACTACAGAAGTTGCTCTGGGCTTAATGAAACTAACGTCATGCTTGGAGCGAGCCTTGGGTGAT ATGAATGTACTGAGGGTGTTCATTGGATCTCCGTATGGTCTGAATCTTCGGAATGTTTTGTGGCATGGGTTTGCATCCCCACAAGAAATTCCTGCAAA ATACTGTGCTATGCTGCTTTTTTTGACTGCAGGATTGGGTCAGTTGTTACAGACGTATCTTCTGCAAACTAAATGCATTTTAGTACATCGACCTTATGTGGTCTTCGTTAGCTTAGAGGAGCTTGATGCATTTCCAG ATGTTAATCATGAAGCACTTTCCATAGCTGAAGAGCTAGTAAAACTGTCCagttttgtattaaaaacaaTGTTACCATTTTGGATGGCTGCCTTAACAGCTTTCAAGCAAAACAG GTATGCTGACTGTGTGATTCTCTTGCTCCCTCAGCTGGAAGTTGGACTTCGATTGCTCTTCACAGCCACTAATAAGTGTCCAAATCGATTGCTGACAGCTGAG CCTTCTGCTCTCTACACCACTTTCGATGAG ATGCTAGCAAAGCATTTGGACAATGAAGAAGTCAACCAGCTTCCTACAGTTCTTGAGGAACCTGCCATG GAATTCCTTTGGGATTTCTTGAACCACCAGGAGGGTCCACGTATAAGAGATCGTTTAAGCCATGGAGAGATCAACCTAAAAGCATTTCCAAGGGAAGTAGCTAATCAGATAGTTGCATTTGCAATTACTTTGCTCTGCAGATTCTCAGATGAGGACATCCCTTTTAAG GTGAAAGAACTCTTGCGTATTGTCTATGGTTTTGCAAATCAGGAACACGTGGTCATAAAGCCACTGATGAACTGTGCACGTTGCTACCGTTCTCGATTTCATCCAATTTCCCGACTCAAGAAACAG GTGCTGGGATGTATGAAGAGCATTCACTTATGGCCTGAATTGCCAACAGTGCCTGAGGAACACGTTCGAACAATTAAAGG gtTGGAAGGAAATGCGGAAGCTAGTACTTTAATTTTGATGATATCTGAAATTATATCTCAGTTGCAGCAATATATGCCCCAGAATTGCTCTAGTTCAGATGATCCAGTCAATAGTGTTTTAACAGAGAG GCTGTTGATTGAGCTTTGTGATACGCATGTTTGCACACTCTATTCCCCGAGACCTGTTCTGGAAATACTGGTGGTACTCCGAAAAATAAGCACACAGTGCCATCGGGTGTCTGAACAAGTTATTGCCAGCGCTGAGCTGAGATACGAGCAGTGGATGAAGAAGACTCTGCGCTCTCGCCAGAGGGAGAACTACCTACGAATGTTGACCAG CATGAAGTTTTTGTCTCCGGTGTTACGGCTCGTCTTAGTGTTGGTTACTCTGGAACTAGTCAATGTCCATTTGGTTTGTAAGAAGAATCCTTTTGATTATCAGCAGTATCTAAA GTTTTTGAAGTCAGTCTTGCAGTATACTGAGAACTTGGTGACGTACACAAGCCCCGAGAGAAACAAGTGGGATGAAACCATGGAGCTTACAAACAAGTCCTtgatgaaaataaggaaaatcagTGACAGAAAGCTGATGTTAATGCAGCTAGCTACATAA
- the ERMARD gene encoding endoplasmic reticulum membrane-associated RNA degradation protein isoform X2, with the protein MFGVGRDLCGSPSPTPLPKQGHPEQAAQDRGQMPLSDSVTTCLSPPVHYVICRLGFEKKDTYDISNILSENGEVRWQAVAEHVCYLESDQSVDYIRSIRSFGPVCECVNLHFQSLPKEQFVVQYAVWFRWTNYTELFLEVFDVLQRTQTTEVALGLMKLTSCLERALGDVYLLIGKDCPFLLRDLLASQQLAVVFGQAVMNVLRVFIGSPYGLNLRNVLWHGFASPQEIPAKYCAMLLFLTAGLGQLLQTYLLQTKCILVHRPYVVFVSLEELDAFPDVNHEALSIAEELVKLSSFVLKTMLPFWMAALTAFKQNRYADCVILLLPQLEVGLRLLFTATNKCPNRLLTAEPSALYTTFDEMLAKHLDNEEVNQLPTVLEEPAMEFLWDFLNHQEGPRIRDRLSHGEINLKAFPREVANQIVAFAITLLCRFSDEDIPFKEHVVIKPLMNCARCYRSRFHPISRLKKQVLGCMKSIHLWPELPTVPEEHVRTIKGLEGNAEASTLILMISEIISQLQQYMPQNCSSSDDPVNSVLTERLLIELCDTHVCTLYSPRPVLEILVVLRKISTQCHRVSEQVIASAELRYEQWMKKTLRSRQRENYLRMLTSMKFLSPVLRLVLVLVTLELVNVHLVCKKNPFDYQQYLKFLKSVLQYTENLVTYTSPERNKWDETMELTNKSLMKIRKISDRKLMLMQLAT; encoded by the exons atgttcggggtcggaagggacctctgtgggtcacccagtccaacccccctgccaaagcagggtcacccagagcaggctgcacaggaccgtggccag ATGCCGTTGTCAGACTCGGTCACTACTTGTCTTTCTCCACCTGTGCATTATGTGATTTGCAGACTTGGATTTGAGAAAAAAGACACCTATGATATCAGTAATATTTTGTCTGAGAACGGTGAAGTACGTTGGCAGGCTGTTGCAGAGCATGTGTGTTACCTTGAATCAG ATCAAAGTGTGGATTATATCAGAAGCATACGATCATTCGGACCTGTATGTGAATGTGTTAATTTGCACTTCCAGTCTCTGCCCAAGGAGCAATTTGTGGTTCAGTATGCAGTATGGTTCCGCTGGACAAACTACACAGAG TTGTTTCTTGAAGTATTTGATGTTCTACAAAGAACACAAACTACAGAAGTTGCTCTGGGCTTAATGAAACTAACGTCATGCTTGGAGCGAGCCTTGGGTGAT gtaTATTTGCTGATTGGTAAAGATTGCCCTTTCCTTCTAAGAGACTTGCTTGCTTCTCAGCAGCTTGCAGTTGTCTTTGGACAAGCTGTA ATGAATGTACTGAGGGTGTTCATTGGATCTCCGTATGGTCTGAATCTTCGGAATGTTTTGTGGCATGGGTTTGCATCCCCACAAGAAATTCCTGCAAA ATACTGTGCTATGCTGCTTTTTTTGACTGCAGGATTGGGTCAGTTGTTACAGACGTATCTTCTGCAAACTAAATGCATTTTAGTACATCGACCTTATGTGGTCTTCGTTAGCTTAGAGGAGCTTGATGCATTTCCAG ATGTTAATCATGAAGCACTTTCCATAGCTGAAGAGCTAGTAAAACTGTCCagttttgtattaaaaacaaTGTTACCATTTTGGATGGCTGCCTTAACAGCTTTCAAGCAAAACAG GTATGCTGACTGTGTGATTCTCTTGCTCCCTCAGCTGGAAGTTGGACTTCGATTGCTCTTCACAGCCACTAATAAGTGTCCAAATCGATTGCTGACAGCTGAG CCTTCTGCTCTCTACACCACTTTCGATGAG ATGCTAGCAAAGCATTTGGACAATGAAGAAGTCAACCAGCTTCCTACAGTTCTTGAGGAACCTGCCATG GAATTCCTTTGGGATTTCTTGAACCACCAGGAGGGTCCACGTATAAGAGATCGTTTAAGCCATGGAGAGATCAACCTAAAAGCATTTCCAAGGGAAGTAGCTAATCAGATAGTTGCATTTGCAATTACTTTGCTCTGCAGATTCTCAGATGAGGACATCCCTTTTAAG GAACACGTGGTCATAAAGCCACTGATGAACTGTGCACGTTGCTACCGTTCTCGATTTCATCCAATTTCCCGACTCAAGAAACAG GTGCTGGGATGTATGAAGAGCATTCACTTATGGCCTGAATTGCCAACAGTGCCTGAGGAACACGTTCGAACAATTAAAGG gtTGGAAGGAAATGCGGAAGCTAGTACTTTAATTTTGATGATATCTGAAATTATATCTCAGTTGCAGCAATATATGCCCCAGAATTGCTCTAGTTCAGATGATCCAGTCAATAGTGTTTTAACAGAGAG GCTGTTGATTGAGCTTTGTGATACGCATGTTTGCACACTCTATTCCCCGAGACCTGTTCTGGAAATACTGGTGGTACTCCGAAAAATAAGCACACAGTGCCATCGGGTGTCTGAACAAGTTATTGCCAGCGCTGAGCTGAGATACGAGCAGTGGATGAAGAAGACTCTGCGCTCTCGCCAGAGGGAGAACTACCTACGAATGTTGACCAG CATGAAGTTTTTGTCTCCGGTGTTACGGCTCGTCTTAGTGTTGGTTACTCTGGAACTAGTCAATGTCCATTTGGTTTGTAAGAAGAATCCTTTTGATTATCAGCAGTATCTAAA GTTTTTGAAGTCAGTCTTGCAGTATACTGAGAACTTGGTGACGTACACAAGCCCCGAGAGAAACAAGTGGGATGAAACCATGGAGCTTACAAACAAGTCCTtgatgaaaataaggaaaatcagTGACAGAAAGCTGATGTTAATGCAGCTAGCTACATAA
- the ERMARD gene encoding endoplasmic reticulum membrane-associated RNA degradation protein isoform X6, with protein sequence MFGVGRDLCGSPSPTPLPKQGHPEQAAQDRGQMPLSDSVTTCLSPPVHYVICRLGFEKKDTYDISNILSENGEVRWQAVAEHVCYLESDQSVDYIRSIRSFGPVCECVNLHFQSLPKEQFVVQYAVWFRWTNYTELFLEVFDVLQRTQTTEVALGLMKLTSCLERALGDVYLLIGKDCPFLLRDLLASQQLAVVFGQAVMNVLRVFIGSPYGLNLRNVLWHGFASPQEIPAKYCAMLLFLTAGLGQLLQTYLLQTKCILVHRPYVVFVSLEELDAFPDVNHEALSIAEELVKLSSFVLKTMLPFWMAALTAFKQNRYADCVILLLPQLEVGLRLLFTATNKCPNRLLTAEPSALYTTFDEMLAKHLDNEEVNQLPTVLEEPAMEFLWDFLNHQEGPRIRDRLSHGEINLKAFPREVANQIVAFAITLLCRFSDEDIPFKVKELLRIVYGFANQEHVVIKPLMNCARCYRSRFHPISRLKKQVLGCMKSIHLWPELPTVPEEHVRTIKGLLIELCDTHVCTLYSPRPVLEILVVLRKISTQCHRVSEQVIASAELRYEQWMKKTLRSRQRENYLRMLTSMKFLSPVLRLVLVLVTLELVNVHLVCKKNPFDYQQYLKFLKSVLQYTENLVTYTSPERNKWDETMELTNKSLMKIRKISDRKLMLMQLAT encoded by the exons atgttcggggtcggaagggacctctgtgggtcacccagtccaacccccctgccaaagcagggtcacccagagcaggctgcacaggaccgtggccag ATGCCGTTGTCAGACTCGGTCACTACTTGTCTTTCTCCACCTGTGCATTATGTGATTTGCAGACTTGGATTTGAGAAAAAAGACACCTATGATATCAGTAATATTTTGTCTGAGAACGGTGAAGTACGTTGGCAGGCTGTTGCAGAGCATGTGTGTTACCTTGAATCAG ATCAAAGTGTGGATTATATCAGAAGCATACGATCATTCGGACCTGTATGTGAATGTGTTAATTTGCACTTCCAGTCTCTGCCCAAGGAGCAATTTGTGGTTCAGTATGCAGTATGGTTCCGCTGGACAAACTACACAGAG TTGTTTCTTGAAGTATTTGATGTTCTACAAAGAACACAAACTACAGAAGTTGCTCTGGGCTTAATGAAACTAACGTCATGCTTGGAGCGAGCCTTGGGTGAT gtaTATTTGCTGATTGGTAAAGATTGCCCTTTCCTTCTAAGAGACTTGCTTGCTTCTCAGCAGCTTGCAGTTGTCTTTGGACAAGCTGTA ATGAATGTACTGAGGGTGTTCATTGGATCTCCGTATGGTCTGAATCTTCGGAATGTTTTGTGGCATGGGTTTGCATCCCCACAAGAAATTCCTGCAAA ATACTGTGCTATGCTGCTTTTTTTGACTGCAGGATTGGGTCAGTTGTTACAGACGTATCTTCTGCAAACTAAATGCATTTTAGTACATCGACCTTATGTGGTCTTCGTTAGCTTAGAGGAGCTTGATGCATTTCCAG ATGTTAATCATGAAGCACTTTCCATAGCTGAAGAGCTAGTAAAACTGTCCagttttgtattaaaaacaaTGTTACCATTTTGGATGGCTGCCTTAACAGCTTTCAAGCAAAACAG GTATGCTGACTGTGTGATTCTCTTGCTCCCTCAGCTGGAAGTTGGACTTCGATTGCTCTTCACAGCCACTAATAAGTGTCCAAATCGATTGCTGACAGCTGAG CCTTCTGCTCTCTACACCACTTTCGATGAG ATGCTAGCAAAGCATTTGGACAATGAAGAAGTCAACCAGCTTCCTACAGTTCTTGAGGAACCTGCCATG GAATTCCTTTGGGATTTCTTGAACCACCAGGAGGGTCCACGTATAAGAGATCGTTTAAGCCATGGAGAGATCAACCTAAAAGCATTTCCAAGGGAAGTAGCTAATCAGATAGTTGCATTTGCAATTACTTTGCTCTGCAGATTCTCAGATGAGGACATCCCTTTTAAG GTGAAAGAACTCTTGCGTATTGTCTATGGTTTTGCAAATCAGGAACACGTGGTCATAAAGCCACTGATGAACTGTGCACGTTGCTACCGTTCTCGATTTCATCCAATTTCCCGACTCAAGAAACAG GTGCTGGGATGTATGAAGAGCATTCACTTATGGCCTGAATTGCCAACAGTGCCTGAGGAACACGTTCGAACAATTAAAGG GCTGTTGATTGAGCTTTGTGATACGCATGTTTGCACACTCTATTCCCCGAGACCTGTTCTGGAAATACTGGTGGTACTCCGAAAAATAAGCACACAGTGCCATCGGGTGTCTGAACAAGTTATTGCCAGCGCTGAGCTGAGATACGAGCAGTGGATGAAGAAGACTCTGCGCTCTCGCCAGAGGGAGAACTACCTACGAATGTTGACCAG CATGAAGTTTTTGTCTCCGGTGTTACGGCTCGTCTTAGTGTTGGTTACTCTGGAACTAGTCAATGTCCATTTGGTTTGTAAGAAGAATCCTTTTGATTATCAGCAGTATCTAAA GTTTTTGAAGTCAGTCTTGCAGTATACTGAGAACTTGGTGACGTACACAAGCCCCGAGAGAAACAAGTGGGATGAAACCATGGAGCTTACAAACAAGTCCTtgatgaaaataaggaaaatcagTGACAGAAAGCTGATGTTAATGCAGCTAGCTACATAA
- the ERMARD gene encoding endoplasmic reticulum membrane-associated RNA degradation protein isoform X1 — MFGVGRDLCGSPSPTPLPKQGHPEQAAQDRGQMPLSDSVTTCLSPPVHYVICRLGFEKKDTYDISNILSENGEVRWQAVAEHVCYLESDQSVDYIRSIRSFGPVCECVNLHFQSLPKEQFVVQYAVWFRWTNYTELFLEVFDVLQRTQTTEVALGLMKLTSCLERALGDVYLLIGKDCPFLLRDLLASQQLAVVFGQAVMNVLRVFIGSPYGLNLRNVLWHGFASPQEIPAKYCAMLLFLTAGLGQLLQTYLLQTKCILVHRPYVVFVSLEELDAFPDVNHEALSIAEELVKLSSFVLKTMLPFWMAALTAFKQNRYADCVILLLPQLEVGLRLLFTATNKCPNRLLTAEPSALYTTFDEMLAKHLDNEEVNQLPTVLEEPAMEFLWDFLNHQEGPRIRDRLSHGEINLKAFPREVANQIVAFAITLLCRFSDEDIPFKVKELLRIVYGFANQEHVVIKPLMNCARCYRSRFHPISRLKKQVLGCMKSIHLWPELPTVPEEHVRTIKGLEGNAEASTLILMISEIISQLQQYMPQNCSSSDDPVNSVLTERLLIELCDTHVCTLYSPRPVLEILVVLRKISTQCHRVSEQVIASAELRYEQWMKKTLRSRQRENYLRMLTSMKFLSPVLRLVLVLVTLELVNVHLVCKKNPFDYQQYLKFLKSVLQYTENLVTYTSPERNKWDETMELTNKSLMKIRKISDRKLMLMQLAT; from the exons atgttcggggtcggaagggacctctgtgggtcacccagtccaacccccctgccaaagcagggtcacccagagcaggctgcacaggaccgtggccag ATGCCGTTGTCAGACTCGGTCACTACTTGTCTTTCTCCACCTGTGCATTATGTGATTTGCAGACTTGGATTTGAGAAAAAAGACACCTATGATATCAGTAATATTTTGTCTGAGAACGGTGAAGTACGTTGGCAGGCTGTTGCAGAGCATGTGTGTTACCTTGAATCAG ATCAAAGTGTGGATTATATCAGAAGCATACGATCATTCGGACCTGTATGTGAATGTGTTAATTTGCACTTCCAGTCTCTGCCCAAGGAGCAATTTGTGGTTCAGTATGCAGTATGGTTCCGCTGGACAAACTACACAGAG TTGTTTCTTGAAGTATTTGATGTTCTACAAAGAACACAAACTACAGAAGTTGCTCTGGGCTTAATGAAACTAACGTCATGCTTGGAGCGAGCCTTGGGTGAT gtaTATTTGCTGATTGGTAAAGATTGCCCTTTCCTTCTAAGAGACTTGCTTGCTTCTCAGCAGCTTGCAGTTGTCTTTGGACAAGCTGTA ATGAATGTACTGAGGGTGTTCATTGGATCTCCGTATGGTCTGAATCTTCGGAATGTTTTGTGGCATGGGTTTGCATCCCCACAAGAAATTCCTGCAAA ATACTGTGCTATGCTGCTTTTTTTGACTGCAGGATTGGGTCAGTTGTTACAGACGTATCTTCTGCAAACTAAATGCATTTTAGTACATCGACCTTATGTGGTCTTCGTTAGCTTAGAGGAGCTTGATGCATTTCCAG ATGTTAATCATGAAGCACTTTCCATAGCTGAAGAGCTAGTAAAACTGTCCagttttgtattaaaaacaaTGTTACCATTTTGGATGGCTGCCTTAACAGCTTTCAAGCAAAACAG GTATGCTGACTGTGTGATTCTCTTGCTCCCTCAGCTGGAAGTTGGACTTCGATTGCTCTTCACAGCCACTAATAAGTGTCCAAATCGATTGCTGACAGCTGAG CCTTCTGCTCTCTACACCACTTTCGATGAG ATGCTAGCAAAGCATTTGGACAATGAAGAAGTCAACCAGCTTCCTACAGTTCTTGAGGAACCTGCCATG GAATTCCTTTGGGATTTCTTGAACCACCAGGAGGGTCCACGTATAAGAGATCGTTTAAGCCATGGAGAGATCAACCTAAAAGCATTTCCAAGGGAAGTAGCTAATCAGATAGTTGCATTTGCAATTACTTTGCTCTGCAGATTCTCAGATGAGGACATCCCTTTTAAG GTGAAAGAACTCTTGCGTATTGTCTATGGTTTTGCAAATCAGGAACACGTGGTCATAAAGCCACTGATGAACTGTGCACGTTGCTACCGTTCTCGATTTCATCCAATTTCCCGACTCAAGAAACAG GTGCTGGGATGTATGAAGAGCATTCACTTATGGCCTGAATTGCCAACAGTGCCTGAGGAACACGTTCGAACAATTAAAGG gtTGGAAGGAAATGCGGAAGCTAGTACTTTAATTTTGATGATATCTGAAATTATATCTCAGTTGCAGCAATATATGCCCCAGAATTGCTCTAGTTCAGATGATCCAGTCAATAGTGTTTTAACAGAGAG GCTGTTGATTGAGCTTTGTGATACGCATGTTTGCACACTCTATTCCCCGAGACCTGTTCTGGAAATACTGGTGGTACTCCGAAAAATAAGCACACAGTGCCATCGGGTGTCTGAACAAGTTATTGCCAGCGCTGAGCTGAGATACGAGCAGTGGATGAAGAAGACTCTGCGCTCTCGCCAGAGGGAGAACTACCTACGAATGTTGACCAG CATGAAGTTTTTGTCTCCGGTGTTACGGCTCGTCTTAGTGTTGGTTACTCTGGAACTAGTCAATGTCCATTTGGTTTGTAAGAAGAATCCTTTTGATTATCAGCAGTATCTAAA GTTTTTGAAGTCAGTCTTGCAGTATACTGAGAACTTGGTGACGTACACAAGCCCCGAGAGAAACAAGTGGGATGAAACCATGGAGCTTACAAACAAGTCCTtgatgaaaataaggaaaatcagTGACAGAAAGCTGATGTTAATGCAGCTAGCTACATAA
- the ERMARD gene encoding endoplasmic reticulum membrane-associated RNA degradation protein isoform X5: MFGVGRDLCGSPSPTPLPKQGHPEQAAQDRGQMPLSDSVTTCLSPPVHYVICRLGFEKKDTYDISNILSENGEVRWQAVAEHVCYLESDQSVDYIRSIRSFGPVCECVNLHFQSLPKEQFVVQYAVWFRWTNYTEVYLLIGKDCPFLLRDLLASQQLAVVFGQAVMNVLRVFIGSPYGLNLRNVLWHGFASPQEIPAKYCAMLLFLTAGLGQLLQTYLLQTKCILVHRPYVVFVSLEELDAFPDVNHEALSIAEELVKLSSFVLKTMLPFWMAALTAFKQNRYADCVILLLPQLEVGLRLLFTATNKCPNRLLTAEPSALYTTFDEMLAKHLDNEEVNQLPTVLEEPAMEFLWDFLNHQEGPRIRDRLSHGEINLKAFPREVANQIVAFAITLLCRFSDEDIPFKVKELLRIVYGFANQEHVVIKPLMNCARCYRSRFHPISRLKKQVLGCMKSIHLWPELPTVPEEHVRTIKGLEGNAEASTLILMISEIISQLQQYMPQNCSSSDDPVNSVLTERLLIELCDTHVCTLYSPRPVLEILVVLRKISTQCHRVSEQVIASAELRYEQWMKKTLRSRQRENYLRMLTSMKFLSPVLRLVLVLVTLELVNVHLVCKKNPFDYQQYLKFLKSVLQYTENLVTYTSPERNKWDETMELTNKSLMKIRKISDRKLMLMQLAT, encoded by the exons atgttcggggtcggaagggacctctgtgggtcacccagtccaacccccctgccaaagcagggtcacccagagcaggctgcacaggaccgtggccag ATGCCGTTGTCAGACTCGGTCACTACTTGTCTTTCTCCACCTGTGCATTATGTGATTTGCAGACTTGGATTTGAGAAAAAAGACACCTATGATATCAGTAATATTTTGTCTGAGAACGGTGAAGTACGTTGGCAGGCTGTTGCAGAGCATGTGTGTTACCTTGAATCAG ATCAAAGTGTGGATTATATCAGAAGCATACGATCATTCGGACCTGTATGTGAATGTGTTAATTTGCACTTCCAGTCTCTGCCCAAGGAGCAATTTGTGGTTCAGTATGCAGTATGGTTCCGCTGGACAAACTACACAGAG gtaTATTTGCTGATTGGTAAAGATTGCCCTTTCCTTCTAAGAGACTTGCTTGCTTCTCAGCAGCTTGCAGTTGTCTTTGGACAAGCTGTA ATGAATGTACTGAGGGTGTTCATTGGATCTCCGTATGGTCTGAATCTTCGGAATGTTTTGTGGCATGGGTTTGCATCCCCACAAGAAATTCCTGCAAA ATACTGTGCTATGCTGCTTTTTTTGACTGCAGGATTGGGTCAGTTGTTACAGACGTATCTTCTGCAAACTAAATGCATTTTAGTACATCGACCTTATGTGGTCTTCGTTAGCTTAGAGGAGCTTGATGCATTTCCAG ATGTTAATCATGAAGCACTTTCCATAGCTGAAGAGCTAGTAAAACTGTCCagttttgtattaaaaacaaTGTTACCATTTTGGATGGCTGCCTTAACAGCTTTCAAGCAAAACAG GTATGCTGACTGTGTGATTCTCTTGCTCCCTCAGCTGGAAGTTGGACTTCGATTGCTCTTCACAGCCACTAATAAGTGTCCAAATCGATTGCTGACAGCTGAG CCTTCTGCTCTCTACACCACTTTCGATGAG ATGCTAGCAAAGCATTTGGACAATGAAGAAGTCAACCAGCTTCCTACAGTTCTTGAGGAACCTGCCATG GAATTCCTTTGGGATTTCTTGAACCACCAGGAGGGTCCACGTATAAGAGATCGTTTAAGCCATGGAGAGATCAACCTAAAAGCATTTCCAAGGGAAGTAGCTAATCAGATAGTTGCATTTGCAATTACTTTGCTCTGCAGATTCTCAGATGAGGACATCCCTTTTAAG GTGAAAGAACTCTTGCGTATTGTCTATGGTTTTGCAAATCAGGAACACGTGGTCATAAAGCCACTGATGAACTGTGCACGTTGCTACCGTTCTCGATTTCATCCAATTTCCCGACTCAAGAAACAG GTGCTGGGATGTATGAAGAGCATTCACTTATGGCCTGAATTGCCAACAGTGCCTGAGGAACACGTTCGAACAATTAAAGG gtTGGAAGGAAATGCGGAAGCTAGTACTTTAATTTTGATGATATCTGAAATTATATCTCAGTTGCAGCAATATATGCCCCAGAATTGCTCTAGTTCAGATGATCCAGTCAATAGTGTTTTAACAGAGAG GCTGTTGATTGAGCTTTGTGATACGCATGTTTGCACACTCTATTCCCCGAGACCTGTTCTGGAAATACTGGTGGTACTCCGAAAAATAAGCACACAGTGCCATCGGGTGTCTGAACAAGTTATTGCCAGCGCTGAGCTGAGATACGAGCAGTGGATGAAGAAGACTCTGCGCTCTCGCCAGAGGGAGAACTACCTACGAATGTTGACCAG CATGAAGTTTTTGTCTCCGGTGTTACGGCTCGTCTTAGTGTTGGTTACTCTGGAACTAGTCAATGTCCATTTGGTTTGTAAGAAGAATCCTTTTGATTATCAGCAGTATCTAAA GTTTTTGAAGTCAGTCTTGCAGTATACTGAGAACTTGGTGACGTACACAAGCCCCGAGAGAAACAAGTGGGATGAAACCATGGAGCTTACAAACAAGTCCTtgatgaaaataaggaaaatcagTGACAGAAAGCTGATGTTAATGCAGCTAGCTACATAA